From Anopheles coluzzii chromosome 3, AcolN3, whole genome shotgun sequence, the proteins below share one genomic window:
- the LOC120956302 gene encoding uncharacterized protein LOC120956302, with product MRHCRLYVFLIAVLVLTECILANESTDRKAIHLPTRAELPRKLKSSRREGRFLGLLGLLTGLTLVDSLDDDNDRPRRSGFVKIDVGHPAALDAFYGAYGYSSPYWTGGSSINIKIPFRPPGAEFETMAVIPFPVHFPHTGPSHYGSAPGGIEPRPTIFSDPVPSASNGSETIAADELELPRGRKQKLASKKSSTTVKRRSRPKVSPPRTIRSTLRADAEPNEETNVETVEETTTTSDTPTVLAPTEPTASNDPDVSATNTPTDHHAPVSEEPEPATPASIVQSELNYVTQPMIPASYYTHQHSLADLSAIELTTAASTQDFPLAAFQPSRADHWQDYYGTVAQESSNRQLGFLPIAPPAH from the exons ATGCGGCACTGTAGGTTGTACGTTTTTCTGATAGCTGTGCTGGTGCTAACCGAGTGTATATTAGCAAATGAATCAACCGATCGTAAAGCGATCCATCTACCGACGCGTGCAGAACTACCTAGAAAACTAAAATCGAGCCGCCGAGAAGGACGCTTTCTAGGGTTGCTTGGTCTGCTTACGGGCCTTACGCTAGTGGACTCCCTTGACGATGATAACGACCGTCCGCGACGCTCAGGGTTCGTCAAGATTGACGTTGGCCATCCTGCCGCGCTCGACGCATTCTACGGAGCGTACGGTTACAGCTCACCCTACTGGACCGGTGGATCGTCCATCAACATAAAGATTCCTTTCCGACCGCCCGGAGCCGAATTTGAAACGATGGCCGTTATACCGTTCCCCGTGCACTTTCCACACACCGGACCGTCCCACTACGGGTCCGCACCGGGTGGGATTGAACCGCGTCCGACCATCTTTTCCGATCCCGTGCCGAGCGCCTCGAACGGTTCA GAAACGATTGCAGCCGATGAATTAGAGCTTCCgagaggaagaaaacaaaagctcgCTTCTAAAAAGAGTTCTACAACCGTTAAAAGGCGATCCCGTCCGAAGGTGAGTCCTCCGAGAACGATACGCAGCACACTGCGAGCGGACGCAGAACCAAATGAGGAAACTAACGTGGAAACGGTTGAGGAAACAACCACCACGAGCGATACGCCAACGGTGCTAGCGCCCACCGAACCGACCGCGAGTAACGATCCCGATGTCTCCGCTACTAATACACCGACCGATCATCATGCGCCCGTTTCCGAAGAGCCCGAACCAGCCACCCCGGCGTCGATCGTTCAATCCGAGCTCAATTACGTAACCCAGCCAATGATACCAGCGTCCTATTACACGCACCAGCACAGCCTGGCCGATCTGTCCGCGATCGAGCTGACGACGGCAGCGAGCACCCAAGACTTCCCCCTGGCAGCGTTCCAGCCAAGCCGGGCCGATCATTGGCAGGATTATTACGGTACCGTCGCACAGGAAAGCTCGAACCGGCAGCTAGGGTTTCTGCCGATCGCACCTCCCGCTCACTGA